The Natronogracilivirga saccharolytica genomic interval AGTGCATTAAAATTAAAGAAAAAAGTTATTGTAGTTCCTAGACTACATAAGTTTAACGAACATTTAGATGATCATCAACTTGAGATAACAAGGGTTTTTGAAAAGAAAGGCTATATAATGGCTGTATATGACATCGGAAAATTGGATAATGTGATTTCAAATATACATTATTTTCAACCAGAAGTATTTCAAAGTGGTACTGGCCAAATCAGTACTATAATAGAAGATTTTATTTCTAGGAACATATAGATATTTCTCAATATACTGTGTCTATACAGCTGAATTATAAAGGCTAAGTATGT includes:
- the pssE gene encoding PssE/Cps14G family polysaccharide biosynthesis glycosyltransferase, producing MKAFVTIGTGKSGFYRLLKHVEQAINNNLLRTDSTIQIGGSDYIPKSGNIVRYLNEDEYFKEQVDAEIIISHGGTGSITSALKLKKKVIVVPRLHKFNEHLDDHQLEITRVFEKKGYIMAVYDIGKLDNVISNIHYFQPEVFQSGTGQISTIIEDFISRNI